From Kiritimatiellia bacterium, a single genomic window includes:
- a CDS encoding SPFH domain-containing protein, which yields MKAMMKALAGLVAMVAALAGAYLWFFCRFYVGPDQMAVITAKTGAPLPPGQILAKKGQRGIREDVLGEGRYFYDPFLYERKIMPVIFIPPGKVGVVTAKVGENLPQGEFLAEPGQKGVWKRVLGPGKYRLNPYGYTIEVVDAVSIPIGYVGVITSLSGTPAPAGEFAGAGQKGIRRDVLQPGLYYVNPKQYKVDVLEIGVNQVSLLGRQGGEVLTKRVAMDEKPAAAAQLAQNLLAEQQEKRRNYLAESSLLGLRSRAAPRADRQAAGPPSAAAARAVPAAEDAVFVLNQFVSFPSRDGFEISLDMTVEFELLPDRIAGIFRTYGDLPAVVEKAIMPQILSVSRLKGSAYKVTDFIAGDGREKFQIDLTEALSKVLGERDIVVHNALIRHVNVPENILTPIREASIAKEQDETNKEKQNTARKQAQLNTETAMIAQKGEQVRQETQKLVAEIRAAQELEVGRIAAETQRTVAEIESRTAELTARRQVTLGEAAAESVRKVEGERARGQQLRVAAFRDPTALSLWTFATQLSTNLRVHVIHAGEGTLWTDLRGATLGDLGGARVLSTPSGAAPPASAAPAAR from the coding sequence ATGAAAGCGATGATGAAGGCGCTCGCCGGTCTGGTGGCGATGGTGGCCGCGCTCGCGGGGGCTTACCTGTGGTTCTTCTGTCGGTTCTACGTCGGCCCGGACCAGATGGCTGTGATCACCGCGAAGACCGGCGCGCCGCTGCCGCCGGGCCAGATTCTCGCGAAAAAGGGACAGCGCGGCATTCGCGAAGATGTGCTCGGTGAGGGCCGCTACTTCTACGACCCGTTCCTGTACGAACGAAAAATTATGCCCGTGATTTTCATCCCGCCCGGCAAGGTCGGCGTCGTCACCGCGAAGGTGGGCGAGAATCTGCCGCAGGGGGAGTTCCTCGCGGAGCCGGGGCAGAAAGGCGTCTGGAAGCGAGTGCTCGGACCGGGGAAGTACCGGTTGAACCCGTACGGCTACACGATCGAGGTGGTGGACGCGGTGAGCATCCCGATCGGCTATGTGGGCGTGATCACGTCGCTTTCCGGCACGCCGGCGCCGGCAGGGGAGTTTGCGGGGGCCGGTCAAAAGGGCATCCGGCGCGACGTGCTGCAGCCCGGCCTCTACTACGTGAATCCGAAGCAATACAAGGTGGACGTGCTCGAGATCGGCGTGAACCAGGTTTCGCTGCTCGGCCGGCAGGGGGGCGAGGTGCTGACGAAGCGCGTCGCGATGGACGAGAAGCCCGCCGCGGCGGCGCAGCTCGCACAGAACCTGCTCGCCGAACAGCAGGAGAAGCGCCGCAACTACCTGGCGGAGTCCTCGCTGCTCGGGCTGCGTTCCCGGGCGGCGCCACGCGCGGACCGGCAAGCGGCCGGGCCGCCGTCGGCGGCCGCCGCGCGCGCGGTCCCGGCCGCGGAAGACGCGGTGTTTGTGCTGAACCAGTTCGTCAGCTTCCCCTCCCGCGATGGCTTCGAGATCAGTCTGGATATGACGGTCGAGTTCGAGCTGCTGCCGGATCGCATTGCGGGCATCTTTCGCACCTACGGCGACCTGCCCGCGGTGGTCGAAAAGGCGATCATGCCGCAGATTCTCTCCGTGTCGCGGCTGAAAGGTTCCGCGTACAAGGTGACCGACTTCATCGCGGGCGACGGCCGTGAGAAGTTCCAGATCGACCTCACCGAGGCGCTCTCGAAGGTGCTCGGCGAGCGGGACATTGTCGTGCACAACGCGCTGATCCGCCACGTGAATGTGCCGGAGAACATCTTGACGCCGATCCGCGAGGCGAGCATCGCGAAGGAGCAGGACGAGACGAACAAGGAGAAGCAGAACACTGCGCGCAAACAGGCGCAGCTGAACACTGAGACCGCGATGATCGCGCAGAAGGGGGAGCAGGTTCGACAGGAAACGCAGAAACTGGTCGCGGAGATCCGGGCCGCGCAGGAGCTGGAGGTCGGTCGGATCGCCGCGGAGACTCAGCGGACGGTCGCGGAGATTGAGAGCCGGACGGCCGAGCTGACCGCGCGCCGGCAGGTCACGCTGGGCGAGGCTGCGGCGGAGTCGGTGCGCAAGGTGGAGGGCGAGCGGGCGCGCGGCCAGCAGCTTCGCGTTGCAGCGTTCCGCGACCCGACCGCACTCTCGCTGTGGACGTTTGCGACGCAGCTCTCGACGAATCTCCGGGTGCATGTGATCCATGCGGGCGAGGGTACGCTGTGGACGGACCTTCGGGGCGCGACGCTCGGCGACCTCGGTGGCGCCCGCGTGCTCTCGACGCCCTCCGGCGCGGCACCGCCGGCGTCCGCCGCGCCGGCGGCGCGATGA
- a CDS encoding SPFH domain-containing protein, whose amino-acid sequence MHIDPTFEPPPLPPPIPSSRRGTPAPRRLPKPPWRLLMLWAVVVGLPLWIWFGWRIEPRPGQVAVLIRKTGAPLPSGEILAISPRHKGIQPEVLPEGRYFRNPWTWSWEYHPVVTIPAGRLGVQVRLHGREPENGRILAGDGEKGILPEILSPGTYRINPYAIHVEQFDAISIRPGRVGVVVSLVGADPLDVALTNANTFLVERGRKGVLAEVLDPGTHYLNPYMYNVVEVNLQSQRFEMSGEDAISFLTSDGFIVEVEGTLEFSIQREQAALLTHQVGDMDDIVKKLILPRARGFSRIEGSKQPATSFIMGETRQQFQNTLETHLRERCRDWGVAIKSVLIRNIRVPDEIASVIREREIAVQEARKFEQQIEQARSKAELTRQEMLAEQNKARVDADTQRLKAVIEARQTQSVNVTNALRGLEVATIELDAARFRAAAMLAEATGQAEVIRMDNEARAEVLRRQVDAFGGGLTFARYTFYESLAPRLETLMTTDDAEGFGGLLRTLLSPPLPAGGGTAAEERR is encoded by the coding sequence ATGCACATTGACCCGACGTTTGAACCACCACCGCTGCCGCCTCCGATACCTTCGTCTCGCCGCGGGACGCCTGCGCCGCGGCGTTTGCCGAAACCTCCCTGGCGGCTGTTGATGCTGTGGGCGGTGGTGGTGGGGCTGCCACTCTGGATCTGGTTTGGGTGGCGGATCGAGCCCCGACCGGGGCAGGTCGCGGTCCTGATCCGCAAAACGGGCGCGCCGCTGCCGTCGGGCGAGATTCTCGCGATTTCGCCGCGTCACAAGGGCATTCAGCCGGAGGTGCTCCCCGAAGGTCGCTACTTCCGCAATCCGTGGACCTGGAGCTGGGAGTACCATCCGGTCGTCACAATTCCGGCCGGACGGCTCGGTGTGCAGGTCCGGCTGCACGGCCGTGAGCCGGAGAACGGCCGCATCCTCGCCGGGGACGGCGAAAAGGGCATCCTGCCGGAGATCCTTTCACCCGGCACCTACCGCATCAATCCATACGCGATTCACGTCGAGCAGTTCGATGCGATTTCGATCCGGCCCGGCCGGGTGGGGGTGGTGGTGTCGCTGGTGGGCGCCGATCCGCTCGACGTCGCGCTCACCAACGCGAACACGTTCCTGGTGGAGCGCGGGCGCAAAGGAGTGCTCGCGGAGGTGCTCGACCCTGGCACGCACTATCTCAACCCCTACATGTACAACGTCGTCGAAGTGAATCTGCAAAGTCAGCGGTTCGAGATGAGCGGTGAGGACGCGATTTCGTTCCTCACGTCCGACGGGTTCATCGTGGAAGTGGAGGGCACGCTGGAGTTCTCGATCCAGCGGGAGCAGGCGGCGCTGCTGACGCATCAGGTCGGCGACATGGACGATATCGTGAAGAAGCTGATCCTGCCCCGCGCGCGCGGCTTCTCTCGAATCGAGGGCAGCAAGCAGCCCGCGACCAGCTTCATCATGGGTGAGACGCGGCAGCAGTTTCAGAACACCCTCGAAACGCATCTGCGCGAGCGTTGCCGCGACTGGGGCGTCGCGATCAAGTCGGTGTTGATCCGCAACATCCGGGTCCCCGATGAAATCGCCAGCGTGATCCGCGAACGGGAGATCGCGGTGCAGGAGGCTCGGAAGTTCGAGCAGCAGATCGAGCAGGCGCGCTCCAAGGCGGAGCTGACCCGTCAGGAGATGCTCGCGGAACAGAACAAGGCCCGGGTGGATGCGGACACGCAGCGCTTGAAGGCGGTCATCGAGGCGCGGCAGACGCAGTCGGTGAACGTGACGAACGCGCTGCGCGGCCTCGAGGTGGCGACGATCGAGTTGGACGCGGCGCGGTTCCGGGCCGCCGCGATGCTCGCGGAGGCCACCGGGCAGGCCGAGGTGATCCGAATGGACAACGAGGCGCGCGCGGAGGTGCTCCGCCGGCAAGTCGATGCGTTCGGCGGCGGGCTGACGTTCGCGCGCTACACGTTCTACGAGAGCCTCGCCCCCCGGCTCGAAACGCTCATGACCACCGACGATGCGGAGGGGTTTGGCGGCCTGCTGCGGACGCTGCTTTCGCCGCCATTGCCCGCCGGTGGCGGTACGGCGGCGGAGGAGCGCCGATGA
- a CDS encoding PQQ-like beta-propeller repeat protein produces the protein MSGRGGRSSQHRRWRGLLRGALAGASAAAAADWPMLGFNAQRHGGTPHEVRPPFQRAWYRVFPDEGLQAGVQPVVAEGRLFIGTLRGVLYALESQTGRELWTFRAGGPILHAAAVAEGRVFFGGADGRLYAVAAADGRHLWSLATGAAIWNAPAVQGDVVIVGGRDGVLYAVDGASGRVRWRAPLGAPLLNSPAVDPARGRVYIGSEAMCVHALSLADGRQLWRSPKLPGASMRGYHPVIAPDGAVIVTTQPVISYDRMQELMLEMVREVFGDFASWRHPPEVNERLRAENFRQLARPDTYRRQLEYLRRRLTEEPAYQTVFVLDPADGRPRFVAPIVSSESMNGPAAPPLVMPDGRVIVKFQALLRSRYGHYSPFLNVGVLDTETGHITPLLDESRTYGWHDSLLLVHDEQCQLSYAGRLLINAHQSDVNALDLQTLQGYTEPLALNIHEPAPGEALALRLAAWRGEPLPAGSEWLSRGTAVYGGGSVLDVPVVVAGEGFYYLPSHELNSGCALIAYRAVPGAPPPARQPAPPAPLSEDEWQQVQRLPWDWDTLGTPRLKSLLDALPGPVPGTTRAPLAAEAARAVERIPDEALDPLIRRPLFDPARMLAVPAEIEPLRRQLNELVHELLERQWRPLVIPAGKHPDEAFRYFADPAGTLLTLMLARPFLDPPLRDRADARAAELVRDGLDRVTPDAGESRVAYDVPSRLVRIVDETPWDEVGRLYPLWLWSRTPGGAGWVASNWPALRERLRAASPAPEDDCGNGRLAGLMAYCRLAEAAGDAEAMSEGMSAARRAMRQRLVEALAHPRGGLFQVVPPGRSVVARWRRLTPEVGRLLADHAADVERRLMETMIDGLRPGWWLAWNVEQLWRNETPTQLPSTPLEIFAARALILREPPSRLVAVLDLPWCRADEFHIQKLCWVLVGAARPR, from the coding sequence ATGAGCGGCAGGGGCGGTCGGAGCAGCCAGCACCGCCGCTGGCGCGGGTTACTTCGCGGGGCGCTCGCGGGCGCGAGCGCGGCTGCCGCGGCCGACTGGCCGATGCTCGGCTTCAACGCGCAGCGCCATGGCGGTACGCCACACGAGGTGCGGCCCCCGTTCCAGCGGGCGTGGTACCGTGTGTTCCCGGACGAGGGGCTGCAGGCCGGTGTTCAACCGGTTGTCGCGGAGGGGCGGTTGTTCATCGGGACTCTTCGCGGGGTGCTCTACGCGCTGGAGTCGCAGACCGGACGGGAACTGTGGACGTTCCGCGCGGGCGGACCGATTCTGCACGCCGCAGCGGTCGCGGAGGGCCGGGTCTTCTTTGGGGGCGCCGACGGCCGGCTGTATGCGGTGGCCGCGGCGGACGGTCGGCACCTCTGGTCGCTGGCGACCGGCGCCGCCATCTGGAATGCACCCGCCGTCCAGGGCGACGTGGTGATCGTCGGCGGACGCGACGGCGTGCTCTACGCGGTGGATGGCGCATCCGGCCGTGTGCGCTGGAGGGCGCCCCTCGGCGCGCCGCTTTTGAACAGTCCGGCCGTGGATCCCGCCCGTGGCCGCGTCTACATCGGCAGCGAGGCGATGTGCGTGCACGCGCTCAGCCTCGCAGACGGCCGCCAGCTCTGGCGCAGTCCGAAACTGCCCGGCGCCTCGATGCGCGGGTATCACCCCGTCATCGCGCCCGACGGTGCAGTGATCGTGACCACACAGCCGGTGATCAGCTACGACCGCATGCAGGAGTTGATGCTCGAGATGGTCCGCGAGGTGTTCGGCGACTTCGCCAGCTGGCGGCACCCCCCCGAAGTGAACGAGCGGCTGCGCGCGGAGAACTTTCGTCAGCTCGCGCGGCCGGACACCTACCGCCGCCAACTGGAGTACCTGCGCCGGCGCCTGACGGAAGAACCGGCCTACCAGACCGTCTTTGTGCTCGATCCGGCGGACGGTCGGCCCCGGTTCGTCGCGCCGATCGTGTCCTCCGAGAGCATGAACGGCCCCGCCGCGCCGCCGCTCGTGATGCCGGATGGCCGCGTGATTGTAAAGTTCCAGGCGCTGTTGCGTAGCCGCTATGGGCACTATTCGCCGTTCTTGAACGTCGGCGTGCTTGACACGGAGACGGGTCACATCACGCCGCTGCTCGACGAGTCGCGCACCTACGGCTGGCACGACAGTCTGTTGCTGGTGCACGACGAGCAGTGCCAGCTCAGCTACGCGGGACGCCTGCTGATCAACGCGCATCAGAGCGACGTGAACGCGTTGGATTTGCAGACGCTTCAGGGCTACACCGAGCCGCTGGCGCTGAACATCCATGAGCCCGCGCCGGGCGAGGCGCTGGCGCTGCGGCTGGCGGCTTGGCGCGGCGAACCGTTGCCCGCCGGTTCGGAATGGCTTAGCCGCGGCACCGCGGTGTACGGCGGCGGTTCAGTATTGGATGTGCCCGTCGTCGTCGCCGGCGAAGGCTTCTACTACCTGCCTTCTCACGAGCTCAACTCCGGCTGTGCCCTCATTGCGTATCGGGCCGTCCCCGGCGCTCCGCCACCCGCCAGGCAACCGGCGCCGCCCGCGCCCCTCTCCGAGGACGAGTGGCAGCAGGTGCAGCGCCTGCCGTGGGATTGGGACACGTTGGGCACGCCACGGCTGAAGAGTCTGCTCGACGCGCTACCCGGCCCGGTGCCGGGCACAACCCGCGCGCCCCTGGCCGCGGAAGCCGCGCGGGCGGTCGAGAGGATCCCGGACGAGGCGTTGGATCCGCTGATTCGCCGGCCTCTGTTCGATCCTGCACGGATGCTAGCGGTGCCCGCTGAAATCGAGCCCCTGCGGCGGCAGCTGAACGAACTGGTTCACGAGCTGCTCGAGCGGCAGTGGCGTCCGCTGGTGATCCCCGCGGGCAAGCATCCCGACGAAGCATTCCGCTACTTCGCCGACCCCGCCGGCACCCTGCTGACGTTGATGCTCGCGCGGCCGTTTCTGGACCCGCCGCTGCGCGATCGGGCGGATGCGCGCGCCGCGGAGCTCGTTCGCGATGGGCTGGACCGCGTCACGCCGGATGCGGGCGAAAGTCGGGTAGCGTACGACGTGCCCTCACGTCTGGTGCGCATTGTCGACGAGACGCCGTGGGATGAGGTGGGCCGGCTCTATCCGCTGTGGTTGTGGAGCCGTACACCGGGCGGGGCGGGGTGGGTCGCGTCGAACTGGCCCGCGCTGCGGGAGCGGCTGCGCGCGGCATCGCCGGCGCCCGAGGACGATTGCGGGAACGGCCGGCTGGCGGGACTGATGGCGTACTGCCGGCTCGCCGAAGCCGCCGGTGACGCCGAAGCAATGTCGGAGGGGATGTCCGCCGCCCGGCGCGCGATGCGGCAGCGCCTGGTGGAGGCGCTCGCCCACCCGCGCGGCGGGCTTTTCCAAGTCGTGCCACCCGGGCGCAGCGTGGTGGCGCGGTGGCGGCGGCTCACGCCGGAGGTCGGCCGGCTGCTGGCGGACCACGCGGCCGACGTCGAGCGCCGGTTGATGGAAACGATGATTGACGGACTGCGGCCGGGTTGGTGGCTGGCGTGGAACGTTGAGCAGCTCTGGCGCAATGAGACACCGACACAGCTGCCGAGCACCCCGCTGGAGATCTTCGCCGCGCGGGCGCTAATTCTGCGCGAACCGCCGTCGCGGCTTGTGGCGGTGCTCGACCTGCCGTGGTGCCGGGCGGACGAGTTCCATATCCAGAAGCTTTGCTGGGTGCTGGTCGGCGCCGCCCGGCCGCGGTGA
- a CDS encoding PQQ-binding-like beta-propeller repeat protein, translating to MNGRKGGAGGRMPPATGTAVGVALMAVCAMAQTLQLERTPAGTARLRWRSVPGERFQVHHTADLRQPFAALSEVLSATAPSNTWDDPAASQRPASFYRLDLLNDPARSNWWQHAHDAMRTGYAPAAPAHPWRWAWQWNGSDAQGRVVANKILLPRNVQPIVAEGRVFIAAGTNGLIALDAATGVELWRVQLGGALNSTPAYDPLSGRLFAVSADGRLHRIHPQTGATEQSIVIGPPSALPLPPAIDRGHLWATMGNRMISYDTWTRTIRWTYVAPAAFETPPAYSRRHELVIACDSQLYVTAVSDRDGTTRWRTRASAHTPEPGVTTYATGWPVIAEDHELVLLRLRIAWDYLWRDIFEVPDNNVIRQRLDATPLARCHFALRLADGERAFDINNGLGGFGDGGYMPLGGMPIVRRMPDGREVALNIIRGDPRYDARWDSHFGEIMLDNETVPGLRAGDVRWIRHGNDPTDDAFLLTDEQPFLSAAGDYLFGSHWLVTYAIRPLDRGPQFGSFTNKINSTNLSWLIVSQGRCGPCSFSPTHYCALGLREDPGCGRHYAAGFYVCFDQGEVHDRYWTEYGCVVGLPDRLIVRDTTGAIVCLVSGDPTSSPPASAVGAPSMGAAAALAAGGPVAAAQPQRSVGPTAMLAGELRYVFNNGKHILLALEFPHQGTPKVLIAREHWPLFEGLGTDPGRDRAGLWREGDRILAVGRPTYYQGDPAIRVSDPVEIRVERWAR from the coding sequence ATGAACGGACGGAAGGGCGGAGCTGGCGGGCGGATGCCGCCCGCCACCGGAACAGCTGTGGGTGTGGCGCTCATGGCCGTCTGCGCGATGGCGCAGACGCTGCAGTTGGAACGGACGCCCGCCGGCACCGCGCGGCTGCGCTGGCGCAGCGTGCCGGGAGAGCGGTTTCAGGTGCACCACACGGCGGATCTGCGCCAGCCGTTTGCGGCGCTGTCGGAGGTGCTCAGTGCGACGGCGCCCTCCAACACCTGGGACGATCCGGCAGCGTCGCAGCGGCCGGCGAGTTTTTATCGCTTGGATCTGTTGAACGATCCGGCGCGCTCGAACTGGTGGCAGCACGCTCACGATGCGATGCGCACGGGCTATGCGCCCGCGGCGCCTGCTCATCCATGGCGGTGGGCGTGGCAGTGGAATGGGTCGGATGCGCAGGGGCGGGTGGTGGCGAATAAGATCCTGCTGCCGCGCAACGTGCAGCCGATTGTCGCCGAGGGCCGCGTCTTCATTGCCGCCGGTACCAACGGGCTCATCGCGCTCGATGCGGCCACCGGCGTGGAACTGTGGCGGGTGCAGCTCGGCGGGGCGCTGAATTCGACCCCCGCCTACGATCCGCTGTCCGGCCGGCTTTTTGCGGTTTCCGCAGACGGCCGACTTCACCGGATCCATCCGCAGACGGGGGCGACAGAGCAGTCGATCGTGATCGGTCCGCCCTCCGCGCTGCCGCTGCCGCCTGCGATTGACCGTGGCCATCTCTGGGCGACGATGGGCAACCGCATGATCAGCTACGATACCTGGACGCGGACGATTCGATGGACCTACGTTGCGCCCGCCGCCTTCGAGACGCCGCCGGCGTACTCGCGGCGCCACGAGCTCGTGATCGCGTGTGACTCGCAGTTGTACGTGACCGCGGTATCGGATCGCGATGGCACCACGCGCTGGCGGACAAGGGCGAGCGCGCATACGCCCGAGCCGGGCGTGACGACGTATGCGACCGGCTGGCCGGTCATCGCGGAGGACCATGAGCTGGTGCTGTTGCGCCTGCGGATCGCGTGGGACTACTTGTGGCGGGACATCTTCGAGGTGCCCGACAATAACGTGATCCGCCAGCGGCTCGACGCAACGCCGCTGGCGCGCTGCCACTTCGCGCTGCGGCTCGCCGATGGCGAGCGCGCGTTCGACATCAACAACGGGCTGGGCGGTTTCGGCGATGGCGGCTACATGCCGCTCGGTGGCATGCCGATCGTACGACGGATGCCGGATGGTCGAGAGGTCGCGCTGAACATCATCCGCGGGGACCCGCGGTATGACGCGCGGTGGGACTCGCACTTCGGCGAGATCATGCTCGACAACGAAACCGTGCCGGGTCTGCGCGCGGGCGACGTCCGCTGGATCCGCCACGGCAACGATCCCACTGACGACGCCTTCCTGCTCACCGATGAACAGCCCTTCCTTTCAGCGGCGGGTGACTATCTCTTCGGTTCACACTGGCTCGTCACCTATGCGATCCGACCACTCGACCGCGGACCGCAGTTCGGCAGTTTCACGAACAAGATCAACTCGACGAATCTTTCGTGGCTGATCGTTTCGCAGGGCCGCTGCGGCCCCTGCAGCTTCTCGCCGACGCACTATTGCGCGCTCGGATTGCGCGAAGACCCGGGCTGCGGCCGTCATTACGCGGCGGGGTTCTACGTGTGCTTTGATCAGGGCGAGGTGCACGACCGGTATTGGACCGAGTACGGTTGCGTGGTGGGGCTGCCGGACCGGCTGATCGTCCGCGACACCACGGGCGCGATCGTCTGCCTGGTCAGCGGCGATCCGACCTCTTCGCCGCCGGCCTCTGCGGTTGGGGCGCCGAGCATGGGTGCCGCCGCTGCGCTCGCCGCGGGCGGACCGGTGGCGGCGGCGCAACCGCAGCGTTCGGTCGGGCCGACCGCGATGCTGGCGGGCGAGCTCCGGTACGTGTTCAACAACGGCAAACACATTCTGCTTGCGCTTGAGTTTCCACATCAGGGCACGCCGAAGGTGTTGATCGCGCGGGAGCACTGGCCCTTGTTCGAAGGGCTGGGGACCGACCCCGGGCGGGATCGGGCCGGGCTGTGGCGGGAGGGGGATCGCATCCTCGCGGTTGGCCGGCCGACGTATTACCAGGGAGATCCCGCCATCCGGGTGAGCGACCCGGTGGAGATTCGAGTCGAGCGGTGGGCACGATGA